A region of the Campylobacter subantarcticus LMG 24377 genome:
ATGTGTGATGATAATGGCGCGAATTTTATTTTTAATCTTTCTTACATAATCAAAATCAGGTATGATGATATCTACCCCATGCATAGTTCCATCTGGAAAACTCATACCTATATCAACAATAATCGCATCATTATTGGTTTCAAATACAGTGATATTTCCACCAATTTCCCCCAATCCACCTAATGGGGTAATGCGAATTTTATGCTCGCTTGAATTGTTGTGTTTTAAAGGGTGAAGTCTTAGTTCGTGCATAATTTTATTAGCTTCTATGCTTTTGGCAAGTTCTATTTGCCATTCTTCATTACCGCTTAGCTTAGAAGGTAAATTTCTATTTTTTTTCTTTTTCTTTTTTTCTTCACTTGCTTCAACTGGAGTATTTTCTACTTTAACTTCAGCATTTTGTTCTTGGTTTTGCGAATCTTTTCTTTTTCTATTTCTAAACTTATTGAATCTTTTAGGTTTAGTTTGTTCTTGAGTTTTGTTTTCTTCGCTCATAGTCTTCCTTTAAATATTCATAAATTTTAAGGTATAAATCAACGCTAATTTCATGAGCTCTTGAGGTAGAAGAGAGATTTAGTGCTTCAAATGCTTTTAAAATTTTTTCTTTTTTATTTTTAAAATTAGATATGAGTTGTTTTCTTGGATTTTGAAAACACACTCTTAGAAAATCTTTAAAAGCTTCTATATTTTCACATTGATGCTGATAGTGACTTGTTTTTATCAGTTTCATTACAGCTGAAGTAACTTTTGGCGGAGGATTAAAGCTTTGTGGTTGTATATCAAAAAGCATTTGTCTTTGGCATATTAATGCACAAAGTACCCCTAAAGCCGAAAAATTACTTTCTTTTTCATTTGCACAAAATTTTTGTGCTACTTCTTTTTGCACCATTACTATAAGCCCAAGACAATTTCGATCTTCTAAGGCTTTT
Encoded here:
- the rsmA gene encoding 16S rRNA (adenine(1518)-N(6)/adenine(1519)-N(6))-dimethyltransferase RsmA, with amino-acid sequence MIKAKKHFGQNFLCDKSVVDKIIQAIPKDAKNIVEIGPGLGDLTQELLKIPQAIIRAYEIDKDLIPILNKKFQNEIKGGNFELIHQNASDAFDQGSLSDKEYFLVANLPYYIATNLILKALEDRNCLGLIVMVQKEVAQKFCANEKESNFSALGVLCALICQRQMLFDIQPQSFNPPPKVTSAVMKLIKTSHYQHQCENIEAFKDFLRVCFQNPRKQLISNFKNKKEKILKAFEALNLSSTSRAHEISVDLYLKIYEYLKEDYERRKQNSRTN